A genomic region of Psychrobacter sp. M13 contains the following coding sequences:
- a CDS encoding DUF4172 domain-containing protein: MVTLEIVKTPEIEDELLNNEQVRSSVARNLGVEKCGMPIATGQINWRLRLSVLQTPHYEISISVEIQ; the protein is encoded by the coding sequence GTGGTAACTTTAGAGATCGTCAAAACACCCGAGATCGAGGATGAGTTATTGAATAATGAACAAGTGCGTTCTTCAGTAGCGCGAAATTTAGGGGTAGAAAAGTGCGGTATGCCAATTGCTACTGGTCAGATTAATTGGCGATTACGACTAAGTGTTCTACAGACACCGCACTACGAGATATCAATTTCCGTAGAAATACAGTAG
- a CDS encoding NarK family nitrate/nitrite MFS transporter has product MSSSSPATPTKDKLNVLSFAGKNKILHLGWMAFFLTFFVWFNHAPFLSAIGETLNLTKDQVKTLLILNVALTIPARVIIGMLTDRFGPRIVYTAILSIGAIPCFTFAFAQDYNTLALSRFLLGFVGAGFVVGIRLMSDWFPTNELGTAEGIYGGWGNFGSAAAALLLPTVAIIAAAIFGGDEGWRYATAMSGVVMALYSIIFYRMARNTPKGATYFKPKKSGAMMVTSSGDFWLMMAFKLPMYLALALLAWKLSPSGVSLISQSSVTLVYIGLALLYVYEFVSSYRFNKEVFTTPVPEAHRYDFKQVGILNILYFATFGSELAVVSMLPLFYQETFSLSIVMAGVLASSYAFMNLMSRPGGGWLSDKFGRKITLLILTAGLAVGYVLMGFLDSTWPLALALLITMFCSFFVQAGEGAVFAVIPLIKRSMTGQFAGMTGAYGNVGSVVYLTVLSLVSYQVFFFVIAATAVVGFFALFLLKEPEGVIIEEMPDGTFAEIQVSHK; this is encoded by the coding sequence ATGTCATCATCAAGCCCCGCTACCCCTACCAAAGATAAGCTGAATGTCTTATCGTTTGCGGGTAAAAATAAAATCCTTCACTTAGGTTGGATGGCATTTTTTCTCACCTTTTTTGTATGGTTCAACCATGCGCCGTTCCTATCAGCGATTGGCGAGACCCTTAATCTAACCAAAGATCAAGTCAAAACCTTACTCATTCTAAACGTCGCACTGACCATTCCGGCTCGCGTCATCATCGGGATGCTCACTGACCGCTTCGGTCCGCGCATTGTTTATACCGCAATCTTGTCGATTGGTGCGATTCCCTGTTTTACCTTTGCGTTCGCTCAAGATTACAACACTTTAGCCTTATCCCGTTTCTTATTAGGCTTTGTAGGTGCAGGCTTCGTGGTCGGTATTCGCTTGATGAGTGATTGGTTTCCGACCAATGAGCTAGGGACTGCCGAGGGTATTTATGGCGGCTGGGGCAACTTCGGTTCAGCAGCAGCGGCACTATTACTACCTACCGTCGCTATCATTGCAGCAGCTATATTCGGTGGTGATGAAGGCTGGCGTTATGCGACAGCGATGTCGGGTGTCGTAATGGCGCTTTATAGTATTATTTTTTATAGAATGGCACGTAACACCCCTAAAGGCGCAACTTACTTTAAGCCTAAGAAGTCTGGCGCGATGATGGTGACCTCATCAGGGGATTTTTGGCTGATGATGGCATTCAAATTGCCAATGTACTTGGCGTTGGCACTGTTAGCATGGAAATTATCGCCATCAGGTGTCAGCTTGATTAGCCAATCGAGTGTTACGTTGGTCTACATTGGCCTAGCGCTCTTGTATGTCTACGAGTTCGTTAGCAGCTACCGCTTTAATAAAGAGGTGTTTACCACGCCTGTGCCTGAAGCGCATCGTTATGATTTCAAGCAAGTCGGTATTTTGAATATTTTATACTTTGCTACTTTTGGCTCAGAGCTTGCGGTTGTCTCTATGTTGCCACTGTTTTATCAAGAGACCTTTAGTTTATCGATTGTCATGGCAGGTGTATTGGCATCTAGCTATGCCTTTATGAATCTAATGTCACGTCCTGGTGGCGGCTGGTTAAGTGATAAATTCGGTCGTAAAATTACTTTGTTAATTCTAACGGCAGGTCTAGCCGTCGGTTATGTATTAATGGGCTTTCTTGATTCAACATGGCCATTAGCTTTAGCATTATTAATTACTATGTTTTGCTCGTTTTTTGTCCAAGCAGGCGAAGGTGCGGTCTTTGCTGTGATTCCATTGATTAAGCGCAGTATGACGGGACAGTTTGCAGGTATGACAGGGGCATATGGTAACGTCGGTTCCGTCGTTTATCTTACGGTGCTGAGTCTCGTCTCTTATCAAGTGTTTTTCTTTGTCATTGCCGCAACAGCAGTTGTTGGGTTCTTTGCTTTATTTTTACTCAAAGAGCCAGAAGGCGTCATTATCGAAGAGATGCCAGATGGCACGTTTGCTGAGATTCAAGTGAGTCATAAATAA
- the nirD gene encoding nitrite reductase small subunit NirD, whose amino-acid sequence MTQHTVCQLQDILHETGVCALIDGKQIAIFRTKHNHLFALDNFDPFSQANVLSRGLIGGTTIVDDIGGTEEVLYVASPIYKQRFNLVTGYCLDDESVKLNTYQVALENSKVVVSTHQV is encoded by the coding sequence ATGACTCAGCACACCGTTTGCCAACTGCAAGACATTCTCCATGAAACTGGCGTTTGCGCGCTAATAGATGGTAAGCAAATCGCTATTTTTCGCACCAAGCATAATCACCTATTTGCCCTTGATAATTTCGATCCCTTTAGTCAAGCCAATGTACTCTCTCGCGGTTTGATTGGTGGCACTACTATCGTAGATGATATCGGAGGCACTGAAGAAGTGCTTTATGTCGCCTCGCCCATTTACAAGCAGCGCTTTAATTTAGTTACTGGGTACTGCTTGGATGATGAGAGTGTCAAACTCAATACATATCAAGTAGCGCTTGAGAACAGCAAGGTGGTGGTTAGTACTCATCAGGTTTAG
- the nirB gene encoding nitrite reductase large subunit NirB, producing the protein MSSTTMNTSSKGNLVVIGNGMVGHHFVERAIEQGLHEQFEIHVFAEEDRPAYDRVYLSSYFEHKDASKLNLVDLNVYESSKVNLHLNQRIIDIDSTTQSITTEAGEQIHYSELVLATGSYPFVPPIPGREHPHCHVYRTIADLDEILGIAELPKVKKGVVVGGGLLGLEAAKALVTLGLETYVVEFAPQLMGVQLDVAGGEILKRKIEALGVTVLTGKNTKEIISNPNGASDEECYLTMQFADNTSLDTDMIVFSAGIRPQDGIIKSNPECGIEMGSRGGILIDEHCRTNADHVYAIGECAVWDNKVFGLVAPGYSMASICAAQIAGDSEQIFAGADMSTKLKLMGVDVGSIGDAHGTTEGGLSYLYQNPAEGIYKKLVTTSDNKRLLGAVLVGDTEDYNNLLQLYLNDIDLPAHPESLILPNVEKPVMGIDNLPDTAMICSCYNVTKGTICAAVENGAYSIADVKAVTSAGTGCGGCAPMVKDTLSYQLTTLGFEVNNNLCEHFAYSRQELYSLIRVHGIRTFDALLTEHGSGHGCEICKPTVASILSSCWNDYVLKPELTPLQDSNDYYLGNIQKDGTYSVVPRVPGGEITADKLIVLGQVAKEFNLYTKITGGQRVDLFGARMEQLPDIWTQLVDAGFETGHAYGKSLRTVKSCVGNDWCRYGVDDSMGLAIRLEDRYKGVRSPHKIKMGVSGCMRECAEAQSKDFGMIATENGWNLFVGGNGGITPRHGELFATDLDTETMVKYIDRIIMFYIKTADKLQRTSKWRESLDGGLEYLQAVIIDDTLGIADELEAQMQLLVDNYVCEWKATITDSEKLKRFRHFVNSEQGDDNVIFVSERNQIRPATDAEKAKIQVTELA; encoded by the coding sequence ATGAGTAGCACTACAATGAATACAAGTAGCAAAGGCAACTTAGTAGTAATTGGCAATGGTATGGTCGGACATCATTTCGTTGAGCGCGCCATTGAGCAAGGGCTCCATGAGCAGTTTGAGATTCATGTTTTCGCTGAAGAGGATCGCCCTGCTTATGATCGCGTTTATCTATCCAGCTATTTTGAGCACAAAGATGCCAGTAAGCTCAACCTTGTCGATCTCAACGTTTACGAATCCTCAAAGGTGAACTTGCATCTTAATCAGCGCATTATAGATATCGATTCGACGACTCAATCCATCACCACAGAAGCAGGCGAGCAGATTCACTATAGCGAGCTGGTTTTGGCAACAGGCTCCTACCCCTTTGTGCCGCCGATTCCTGGTCGCGAGCATCCGCACTGTCACGTATATCGCACCATTGCTGATTTGGATGAGATTTTGGGTATTGCCGAATTACCTAAGGTAAAAAAAGGCGTGGTGGTCGGTGGTGGTCTGCTGGGACTTGAGGCGGCAAAAGCACTCGTGACCCTAGGGCTTGAGACTTATGTGGTCGAATTTGCGCCGCAACTCATGGGTGTTCAGCTTGATGTGGCTGGCGGTGAGATCTTAAAACGCAAAATAGAGGCACTGGGCGTTACTGTCTTGACAGGTAAAAACACCAAAGAGATTATATCCAATCCAAATGGCGCGAGCGATGAGGAGTGCTATTTGACCATGCAGTTTGCGGATAATACGTCGCTCGACACCGATATGATTGTGTTCAGTGCCGGTATTCGACCGCAAGATGGCATTATCAAAAGCAATCCTGAGTGCGGTATTGAGATGGGCAGTCGTGGCGGGATTTTGATCGATGAGCACTGCCGTACTAACGCTGATCACGTCTACGCCATTGGCGAGTGTGCGGTATGGGACAACAAGGTATTTGGTTTGGTTGCGCCAGGCTATAGTATGGCGAGCATTTGCGCGGCGCAAATTGCAGGTGATAGCGAGCAAATATTTGCTGGTGCTGATATGAGTACCAAGCTCAAGCTCATGGGCGTAGACGTCGGTAGTATCGGTGATGCCCACGGTACGACTGAGGGTGGACTGAGTTATCTGTATCAGAATCCTGCCGAAGGTATCTACAAGAAGTTAGTAACGACATCTGATAACAAGCGCTTGCTTGGTGCGGTACTGGTCGGCGATACCGAAGACTACAATAACTTATTACAGCTGTATCTCAATGATATTGACTTGCCTGCGCATCCTGAGAGTCTAATCTTACCTAATGTCGAAAAGCCCGTCATGGGCATCGATAATCTACCAGATACCGCCATGATTTGCTCTTGCTATAACGTCACCAAAGGCACTATCTGCGCCGCAGTCGAAAATGGCGCCTACTCTATTGCTGATGTAAAAGCGGTGACAAGCGCAGGTACTGGCTGTGGCGGCTGTGCGCCCATGGTCAAGGACACCTTAAGCTATCAGCTGACTACATTGGGCTTTGAGGTCAATAACAATTTGTGCGAGCATTTTGCCTACTCTCGTCAAGAACTTTATAGCTTGATTCGCGTGCACGGTATCAGAACCTTTGATGCGCTACTCACCGAACATGGTAGTGGTCATGGTTGTGAGATTTGCAAACCGACCGTCGCCTCTATCCTGTCATCGTGCTGGAATGACTACGTGCTCAAACCTGAGCTGACACCGCTACAAGACAGTAATGATTACTATCTAGGCAATATTCAAAAGGATGGTACTTATTCGGTCGTACCTCGTGTACCGGGTGGCGAGATCACCGCAGACAAGCTCATCGTACTAGGACAAGTCGCTAAAGAATTCAATCTATACACCAAGATCACTGGCGGTCAACGAGTCGATTTATTTGGGGCGCGTATGGAGCAACTGCCCGATATCTGGACGCAACTGGTAGACGCTGGTTTTGAGACAGGTCATGCCTACGGCAAGTCGCTGCGTACGGTCAAGTCTTGTGTGGGTAACGACTGGTGTCGATACGGAGTGGATGACAGTATGGGTCTGGCGATTAGATTAGAGGATCGCTACAAAGGCGTACGCTCACCGCATAAGATCAAGATGGGCGTATCAGGATGCATGCGCGAGTGTGCTGAGGCGCAAAGTAAGGACTTTGGCATGATCGCAACCGAGAATGGCTGGAACTTATTCGTCGGTGGTAACGGCGGCATTACTCCGCGCCATGGCGAGCTGTTCGCAACCGACCTTGATACTGAAACGATGGTCAAGTATATCGACCGTATTATTATGTTCTATATCAAAACCGCCGATAAGCTACAGCGTACCTCAAAGTGGCGTGAGAGCTTGGATGGTGGACTTGAGTATCTACAAGCGGTCATTATTGACGACACCTTAGGTATCGCAGATGAGCTTGAGGCACAAATGCAGCTGCTGGTCGATAACTATGTCTGTGAGTGGAAAGCCACTATTACTGATAGCGAAAAGCTTAAACGCTTCCGTCATTTTGTGAACAGTGAGCAAGGCGATGATAACGTCATCTTTGTCAGCGAGCGCAATCAGATTCGCCCAGCGACGGACGCTGAAAAAGCCAAAATCCAAGTGACTGAGTTGGCATAA